The following DNA comes from Vicugna pacos chromosome 13, VicPac4, whole genome shotgun sequence.
taggaggtgacatttgagcagagccCTGAGAAAAAAGGAAGGGTAAGGCCTCAGGACCCCTGGGAGAGAAGGGCCTGGTAAGGTAGCAGAGCGGAgaacccagccctgcctcccagatTTCTCTAATGAAGTTCCTTTTTGGCCCCTCACTGAGTCAGGAGGTTTTGCTTGTAACCAAAGAGGCTCAGTTCACTTGGCCTGATATCCCTCCTGTCTCTGTGGCCGCAAGAGCCACACCCACTGCCCCGCCCAGAAGCCTCAAGTAGACGCCCCTAGACTCTGCAGACTGGTGAGGTCagcccccccaccacacacaccagCCTGCCGTTCTCCCGGCTCCCAAGCCCAGCCTGCTCCAGGTAGCTATTCCTGTGCCCACATGTGGGTGAGTCCACTCTCCCATGCCACCTGAACTGTCCTTgtcccccatttcccccacctgcAGCCATGACTTCCTCTTATCCCCACGGCGCTCCTCAAGCCTGTCCCTGCAGGTGGTGAACGCGGCCTAGCCATTCCCCTGAATTCTGCCCTGCACTCCTGCACCCTCGGGCATGgtcccgccccctaccccaaggCCTAGCCTGCCTGACAGGTGGGTTCTTCCCTCACGGCCCAGCCCTCCCGCCCACTGCTCGCCGGCCCCCGCAATGGGTGGGCTCAGGGCAGCCAGACCAGTAGGACTGCATGGACCCCCGCCCCCTCACCTGCAGATGGGCCAGGTCGGCCCAGGCGCGAGGGCCCAGGGCCCGGCTGCGCAGCCGGTTGCCGGTGAGGTAGAGCTCCCGCAGCTGGGCCATGCCGGCCAGCGCCCCGCGCGCCAGGGCGACCAGCTCGTTGCGCTTAATCTTCAGCACGTGCACGTTGCGCGGCAGCCCGGGCGGCAGCGTGTGCAGCCGGTTGCCCGACAGGTCCAGCGAGCGCAGCAGGCGTAGCTTGCGGAAGGCGTCGCGGTGCACCTGCGGGCTGGTGATGCGGTTGTAGCTGAGGTTGAGCTCCTCCAGGAAGTAGGTGGTGGCGAAGTCATCGCGGCCGATGCCCGTGATCTGGTTGTGCAGGATCATGAGGGTGCGCACGCGGCGGGGCAGGCCGCTGGGCACGCGCTCCAGCGCGTTGTTGTACAGGTGCACTGTGTGCAGCCGCTTGAGGCCCTGGAAGGCCCGCGGGTGGATGCCCTGCGCGCGCAGCTGGTTGCTGTGCAGTAGCAGGTACTCGAGGCTGCGGATGGGGGTCAGCACGTCCGCGTCCACGCTCCGAATGACGTTCTTTTCCAGGTGCAGCAGCACCAGACTGCGGGGTAGCCCCGCTGGGACCCGCGACAGGTTGTTGCTGGACAGATCCAGGTACTCCAGGCTGGAGAGCTTCCTGGGGACAGTGGAGGGGATTAGGCTGGTTGGCAGGAGCAAGTGGCCCACGTGTTTCCAATATTATTCCCAAGGGATGTGGCAGGGGAACTGTCCCTAATTCATCCCAGCTTCTGCCATTAGCTGACTGGGGGTATCAGTCCTCTGCAAACCTCTCATTGGATTGATTCAATGATATATTGGTGTAGGAAGGATCTAGCATTGGTTTCTGACACATAGGGGTTATTTGAAGACTGAGTGTTTAACTAATGCCTTTTGTGGTTATCCTGGGccctaaaaactgaaaatagattcaCCTTCAACAAGAATGCTTAAGTTTCTATTTTGTACCAAAAATCCAGCCTGTGCAAACACTTCCTTGCCACACGGGAATTTCGTCAGGCCTTACCTACACCTATCACTATTCATGAGGACAGAAATGTCATCAAAGGCACAAGCCTCAAAGTTCCTTCTCTGGGGAAACTGCAGGGGCAGGTGAGCAAGGGCCTGGCCAGTGAGCCCTGGGAGGGGCTTCCCAGGTGCCGTACTCAAACCAAGGGCCCAGGTGGGGGCTCACCAGAAGGTCTCATTGTCCAGGCCCTCATCAGTCAGGTAGTTGTTCTGCAGGTACAGCTCACGCAGGTTGCTCAGCTCGCTGAAGGCACCTGGCGGGATCTTCTCCAGCTTGTTATTCTATGGGGGCGTGGGGACGGTTGGGAGGGGAGCATGGGGGTCAGCCAAAAGGCAAGGGCAGACAGGGCCTTGGGATCAAGTGTGGAGAGGGGTCCGGGGGGAGCCATGGGGAGGGGGCCTAGGCCTAAAGTACTCGGTGTGGGGCTGAGTCAGCAGCCCAGGCTTCCGCCTGCTTCTCTGCAGCGGATTCTTTGCCTACCATCACGTGCCTGAGGCCCCGCAGCCTGACTGCTGTGCCCAACTGGGCCTGGGCTCCTCCCCTGATGCGGGGCCCTGCTCCAGCTGtgctcctccctgccctctccctcccaccttgAGGTGCAGCTTGTAGAGGGCGGGTGGCAGGTGCTTAGGCACGTGGCGCAGGAAGTTGCTGGACAAGATGAGGATCTCAACGTTGCTAGAGCCATTGAACATGTTGTCCGGCAGCCCGGCATCCGCTAGCTTGTTGTTGTGCAGGTACACGGACCTGGGGGACGAGGCGCAGGTACTCACCCACCCgggctcccagccccagccccagctcaccTGGTGAACCTCCAGACAGACCTTGCTTAGATTGGGCCTGGGGCCCAGGAAACCTTCCTCCCTCTGAAGGGCCTGAAGAACCTCTGACCCCACCAAATCCAGTCCAGACTACATAGCCTAGGGGACTAAGGACATACCACACAAGTTAGTGGAAGAAACAGGATTTCTCCACCCCGAGTCCCTGCTCCTGCATATCCTTCAAGGTTCTCAATTGTTCCCTGACTGTTGCAACCCTGAAATCCCTGCCTGTCAACTCCACACAGCTGGCTCTGAGTTCTGTAGGACTTCCTGAAGACAGGGCTTGTCCCTATCACCTCtttgtccccagtgcccagcacaggatCCTGGCTCAGAGGAGGTGACCcttcatccattcagcaaataTACAGTGAGTGCTCATACATACCAGGACTGTTCTAGGCCCTAGAGATATAGCAGTGGACACAATCAAAAAGACCTTTCCCTCATGGCTAACACACTAGAAGGAGAGAAGACAAGGAGCAACAGAAATTCACAGGAGATATAGCTCATTCTTGCTGTCTGGTCTCTCCTGGGCCTCAGCCTTTCCATCTGTGGGATGGGGCCATGCACAGCAACACTGGCTCTTCCAGGGGATGGAGAGAATCAGGGTGACAGACTCAGGGACAGAAGAGGCACCAGAGGTTGTCAATActttcccctccccagccctaccCTGTCCTGCTCACACACCTGTGCTGTGGGGCCTCTCTTGTCCCAAAGCAGCTCTCAAAGAGGATGGCTCTGCCTGTTGGAAGATGCTTCCTTCTCCCAGGGGCTAGGGAAGGAGGAAAACACCCTCACCCAGCTCCCCACAATTCTCTGGAAATCACCCTCTGTTCTTGCCTCCTGGACTGATTCCTCCTCATCCTTTATGTGTCAGCCTTCCAGatcctgtgcccctgcagccctGGGCGACCGTGACCACAGCCTTGAGCATGGGGAGTCATGCCTGCACTgcacagcccctcctccagggccTATCTGGGTCCTCTGTGCCCCACTCAGGGCCTGTAGCCTCTGCCTCAGTTCCTCCCTTTTCTCCAGCCTAAGTAAAGTGTCCCCTCCCCGACCTCTGACCTCAAGTTTGGCTTCTGGCCAAAGGTGAGCCCATAGATCTTGGTGAGATAGTTGGCAGCGAAGTCCACACTGATCAGGGCATTTGGCAGGAACCGGGGTGCCAAGGTCAGCTGGAAAGGGAAGAGTTGGGGTAGAAAGAGCAGTGGAGGGTCAGAGGCCAGCTCTGAGTCACACTGCCTGCTGCTCATCTGAGCCCTTTCAGTTGGTCTCCTCCCTGCAACCAGAGACATTTTTCTAGAATGGAAACCTGTCCCACCCCCCGATTACACAAGACCAGAACCTCTACAGCTTCCCACAGTCCCGAgcttggcattcaaggccctctgggcctgtcccctgccctgcctgatcccctggcctctcccctcaTTGCCCCAGACACCGGCCCTCTGTGCAGCtacagtgagcacacacacatcctcagACCCAGCCCACGGTGTCCccccttccttcattcattcaacagtagTCCCTGAGTCTGTAACATTCCAGACACGGTTCCAGGCACTGGACATGTCCTGGGGAACAAGACACAGAGGTatctgtcccctcctcccccaccaacaAAGGCTTTCATCCTAGTGGAGAGGACAATAAACAAGGAATAAAAGTATCTGAGAGTGACCACAGCTCTGCAGGGAATTCAAACAGCCTGATGACAGAGTGACTGGAGTGGGTGCTCAGGGAACAGGTGACACTTCAGGCATGATGGCACCCTGGATGCCATTTGCGGGGAGAGCACCACACAGCAGGGGCAGCAGGCGGAGGCCCTGTGTTTGGGGTCTTCTGGGCTTAGGGTGGAGTGGAGTGAGAGGGAGCCAGTGGGGAGATGAGTTAAGAGAGGCAGGCGGGCCTCAGGGAGAATGTGGGTTTCTCCCTGGGCGGAGGGTGAAGCCATGGGAGGGTTTCAAGTGGGGAAAGGAGATGCAGAGGTAGAAGCGGACATGATTTTGAATAGCCACTCTGGCTGCTCTGAGGCAAAGAGGCAGCAAACGAGGAGGCAGGGGCATCCCCTGAGGGGTGGTGGTCTTGTGCCggtgggtggggggagctgaGGGCCTGCAGTGGGACCAGATGTGCATGAGCGAAGCATTCCCAGATCTGTGGCTCTGACTGGTGGTGCTGTAGGTGGTCAGAGATGCTCTTTACAGAGATGGGGTGATGACAGGAGGATTGGGGTTTGGGGCCTGTGGTAGGACGTAGGGGTTCTACTTCTATTAGACATCAAGGGGAGTGGTTAAGGAGGCAGGTGGACCTTTGTGTCTCAAGTGGGAGTAGGGAAAGGCTGGAGACTGCCCCTGGACGTGGCCATGATGAAGATGGTAGATGGGCATTAAAGACCAAGGAGGAGACCAGTCACCTTGAGAGTTCAGAGAGAATGGGCCAGGACAGAGTCCTGGGGCAGGCCAGATATCATTTTGAGGTTGAATGCCTTTGTGCCTTCATTTATGCGGTCCCTCCCCCTTGAGGCCTCTGGCTGAAATCCTGTTACCCTTCATGGCCCTTCAAATGCCCTTCCCTCCAGGAAGACCTCCAAGTGCCCCCTCCCCATAGGAATGAGCTCTCACCCCCCCTATACCTTATAGGCCTTGGCCTCTGTTCTCATCATCTGACCACTCTGATGCCCTGGGTTAAGGTGTGAGGTCTGGGCTGTGTCTGAACAGCAATGGGGACCCAGACACCACCCCAGAAGAGGCCCTGTTGAAAGTTCCCTGAGCTCAGCCCCCGACACCCAACCCTGCTGCAGGCCCCTCACCTTATTATTGGCCAGGTACAGGTAATTGAGGTTGGTCAGATGCTCAAATGCCTCTTCCGGGAGCCCTTCAAAGGACAGGCATCGGTCAGAGCCCTGGATGAAGGAGACGCTACAGGGCAGCACGTGAGTACTGACggccccacacccaccccacctGTCAGGACAGGGAGGGCACTCCCCGGGGCAGGTGAGGCTCTGATCCCTTCCCAGCCAGTCCCAAAATGCCTGTCCAGCACACCCTCCTTTCCCCCTGGCTTGCAGGggcccaagttcagagaagcagGTGGAAAGcatccactgagagatgactgatCCTTGACCAGCTCAGGGCAGCCTGGATGGAAATGAGTCCCTGTAAGGTCAGGCATGGGGCAGCAGACCTGCCAGGAAGGAGTGCTCCCCTGGGGGCAGCCCCAGAGGGTCAGAGACCCTCTTCATACCtgccccagggcagggcagggtggggtggcCTCTGAACTTCCCCGCCACCtggcccacccctgccccatctGGCAGATATAGTGTTAGAACTGGGCTGTCACTGGGAGCCCAGCCAGGCTGGCTCTTCTCCAGTCCTGAGGCCGGCCTCTGACTCTTGGTTCCAGGTTCCCAGACCCTCAGATGCTGGGACTCACCCAAGTATCTAACAAGAGGGAACAGTTACATAAACTGTTCAGCATCCCTCCATGGAATACCCTGTTGCCGATGTGCGAGAGTTTTCAGCAACATGTGAAATGCTCCTGAACTAATTGCTAAGTGAAACAAAGCAGCTTTAATAGTTATGACATCGATGCTGTAAGTCCagctatgaattttaaaaacgCAAAGAAAAAGGACTGGattggattgtggtgatggttgtataaCATAAACTTACTAAAACTCATCAATTGTACATTTAAATTGGGTAAACCTCATTGTTTATAAATTGTGCttgtttaaaaaatggaaagaaatgtaCTAAAATAGCAATAGTGATTAACTCCAAGTGGCAGAGTTATGAGTggcttttttttctattccattttattccctacatttccaaattttctacaatcAGAAACTTCTCAAcatcagagaaaataattttttagaatCTGAGGCCTCCACACTTTTTGATTCTAACAGCCTTCTGTGAACTGAAGGGTCTGGGACTTGTCAGGCCCTGCAGTCTAAGCTGCTCTGAAGCCTCCCTGCGCCACTCCCAGGTCTCAGAGAGCTCCGGGGGTGCCTGTCAGACACCCACAAGGAGCCAGCCCCCTGCCGTGGGGCCTGATGCCAGCCCAGCCAGGTCTGCTCTTTCCCACATGCCAGGGTCTGCAGGGCGGGGCTCTCCCCAGCGGCATCCAGTTCCCTGCCTGGGGGCTTGTCCCCAACTTGGGGTGATCCCTCACCTCGGGAAGTCAGGCGGTTGTTCTGAAGGTTCAGAGTCTCCAGCCGATGCAGCCGGGAGAGCTCCCTGGGGTAGATCTTCTCCAGCTGGTTGTTCTGGGGGATGGGAGGTGGAGGCAGTGAGGAGGCAGCATCTCCAGAACTGCTGTCCGATGGGAGGCCTGCATCCACCCTCAGCCCGAGTCCCAGGAGCCAGTTCTTCTGTTAGACGTGTCTCCTGGGATTCTCCCCCATAGTGGACAGGCCCACATGTGGGCATTGGAGGCACAGCAGTGAACACAACAGAGGTGTGGGTCCCCCACTCTATGAGggggcgtgcacacacacacacacacacacacacacacacacagggcctgACTCTACTGGCAGGCCTCAGCCCAGACTCCTCCCCATGAGAGAAGGCTGGTTACAACATCATGGTGCTCTGTCCCCAGGACATCAGAGCAGGGACGCCCCGAGGTGCAGCCAGCCCACTCTGTCTGCCTAGCACCCTGTGTCAGGAGGTGGGCAGCCATGGGCAAGCAGGGAGCTATGGCTGGCGGTTCTGGGATGGGAAACACAGTGTGGGAAGCAGCCTCTGGTGACCGCTGGCGTGGCACCGGCCTCACCTGCAGAGACAGGTGGTTGGTGTGCTCGGGCAGGTCCCCCGGGAACTCGCGCAGGTCGATGCCACCACAGTCCACGACaccctcctgggagcaggcacaGTCTCGGGGGCAGTCGATGGTGGCTGGGCCACGTCCTGGCTCCTCGGGGCTCAGGACCAGCACCGGCTCCTCCTCCACGAATTCATTCTCTTCGGGGCTCAGGCTGTGGGCACCACTTCGGCCAAACACCGGGGCCCTCACCGCAAGCACCAGTCCCAGCTGCAGCTGCGGGGGcaagagcagcaggagcagcagcaccCTGCTCTgggccatggtgcctgtgggagggGTCTGGTCAGAACACCTGGGTCCTCGGGGTGTCAAACCTGCTAGGCACAGCAGGCAGAGGGCTGCGGCCCACAAAAGCTGTAAGGGGGCCCTCCCATGCACAGGGCAGAGCCCACCTGTCCCTGTCCTTGGCGTACATCTGATCTGCTAGCtgccgccctcccctccccacctgccccatcagGGCTGCCCTCTGGACTGGAGGAGGGGTGGTGAAGCCCTGTCCTTAGGCAGGTCTGCAAAGCCTCCCATAATCCTCACCAGGACTGGTCCCGAGGAATCtgtacccccattttacagaggggaaagCTAAGGCTCAGAAAGAACTGTGACTTGCAGGGCTTGCCCTGGACCTTGCTGAGCTCTCACTGCCCTGGTACAGACAGTACTGGGAGGCCCTGTCCCTCCTCCAGCAGCCACAGGCCTGTGTGAGCCAGCACCAGCAGTGTGTGTCCCAGCTCTTCAGCTTGCCATTCTAGGGCTCTTGAGGATGTAGCTCTGCCTCTCTTCCAACTCCCCCATTCACCTGCCCCAGTTATACAGGTCAATTGACTAGTTCCtccctccaggcctttgcacattgctgttccatctgcctggaatgccctcctCCTCTCTTGTATAATCAGCAACTTCTCCAAGAACCAACTCCAGCATCACATCCCCTGGGATAACTAACTCTGAGATGTCCTAGGGCTCTCCATCACTTTGTTCAGCCAGGGCTTGGCATGAGTTGGGTTATGACTGTGTGATGGTGTCTTTCTCCCACACAGGGCTGTGAgccaccctctgcctctgtgtgCCACCCTTTATCTCTGTTTGCACAGAGAAGTCATTAGCAATGGAGCTGCTGCTGCCCCCAGAACCTCCCAAGTCCTGTTCCTGCCCTCAGCTGCCCTTACCAGGGCCTGCAATGCTCGCATGACCACTGCCATCTGCAGGAGACCACTCCCCAGCATGGTCCCCTGGGGCAGCAGGGGAGGATACAGGATCGACTTCAGGCCATTGAGGAAGATGCTGGGGTTCCATCGTCCCAGCAGGCAAGGGCCTGGGCTGATCCCTGGAGTTCTCTTTGTAGGGACTCAGAGAACACCTCTGCAGTGTGGTTAAGTTGTGACAGGTGGTAGCTCAGGTGCACTGACTCTGGAGTCATACAGACCCCGTTCAAGCCTCCCTCTACGATTTAGTGGCTCTGactgctgagcctcagtttcttcatcttacaATGTAGATAATATGTCTAAACTCAGAGCTTCTGTGAGGACCCAGCAAGATAGCAGATGCAAAGCACCTGTTACTGCTGCAGCAATTACGAACACAGGTGCATGACAAGCGTCCAAGCCTCTCTCTCCATCATTATTAGATCAAGGATCAGAACCCAGAGTGGGTAGAAGGGTAGAGCCAGAGAGTGGGGGTGGCGAGCTGGGCTCTGGCTCTTATCAGCTGTGGGACTTTGGGCAATTTTGTCAccctctgaacctcagcttctcACCCATCCACTGGGTGGTCAAAGAACTGTCTTACTGGGGAGACTGTGAGAGTGTGTGCGATGCACGTT
Coding sequences within:
- the PODN gene encoding podocan; protein product: MAQSRVLLLLLLLPPQLQLGLVLAVRAPVFGRSGAHSLSPEENEFVEEEPVLVLSPEEPGRGPATIDCPRDCACSQEGVVDCGGIDLREFPGDLPEHTNHLSLQNNQLEKIYPRELSRLHRLETLNLQNNRLTSRGLPEEAFEHLTNLNYLYLANNKLTLAPRFLPNALISVDFAANYLTKIYGLTFGQKPNLRSVYLHNNKLADAGLPDNMFNGSSNVEILILSSNFLRHVPKHLPPALYKLHLKNNKLEKIPPGAFSELSNLRELYLQNNYLTDEGLDNETFWKLSSLEYLDLSSNNLSRVPAGLPRSLVLLHLEKNVIRSVDADVLTPIRSLEYLLLHSNQLRAQGIHPRAFQGLKRLHTVHLYNNALERVPSGLPRRVRTLMILHNQITGIGRDDFATTYFLEELNLSYNRITSPQVHRDAFRKLRLLRSLDLSGNRLHTLPPGLPRNVHVLKIKRNELVALARGALAGMAQLRELYLTGNRLRSRALGPRAWADLAHLQLLDIAGNQLTDIPEGLPESLEYLYLQNNKISTVPANAFDSTPNLKGIFLRFNKLAVGSVVESAFRRLKHLQVLDIEGNFEFGDVSKDRSRLEEEEEEEEEEEEEEKR